Within the Maribacter sp. BPC-D8 genome, the region GCTAATTGCTAATTGCTAATTCATTTCCTATTCTTCTTAGGCTTACAGGTCATGCAAAAATCAGAAAGTGCGTTGATTTCATCTACCACTTTGTTGTGTTCTTTCTGTAACATTTCAGAATCCTTACCAAAATCGGTGGCTTTAAAGACTTGTGCACTTACGGTGTTCATTTCTTCTTGTAGCTCGTTGAAAATAGGTTGAAATAAACTGGAGTCACTAAAAGCCCCTTTTTCCTCATAGATTTTCTTGCGTATTTTTCTGGAGTATAGTTCTACCAAATCAAAATCATACCGTCCGAATTGTAATAGCTGGTTCGCTGTCAAAGAATCTGGAGCAACCAAAACAGCCAGGTTCTTTTGAAAAATGGCTTTTACTTTACTATTGAAGTTCTTGGTAAACATGAAGGATACTGAATTCATGTTAAAGCTGAAATCGATTTTAGCGCCCGAATAAATAGAATAGGAGGTAAGGGCAGCATTAATTTCCGATTCCGGAGATTGGTAGTCGCTCAGTTGTAACTCGTAATCGGGAGTCCATTGCATTGGTTCTTGCGCTATTACCAATGAAGATGAGAGTGCTATGAATAAAGTAAAGATGATTTTTTTCAAGGGAATTGTATTTTCCATCGAATGTACTATAAAAAATAATCTGTAAAGTGGCTAACTAGGTTTTTGAGTATTAAAGTTTGTTAAAACCTACAACTGGAATTCGGTCTGGTTAGTGCCAGTATCAAAAATATTTGGGTAGTGCTCGCGTGCATTACGTTCCATAAATTCCATCGGTACATCTTCAAAATGCCCGTAGTCTTCTAGGTACTCCATAAACTGTGTTCCGTCTGAACTGAATTCTTGTAATATGGAATCATTTTCTCCGTCAAAATCTAAAGGCGCTACATTAAGCATTTCACATAACGATGCATTGAATGTAGGGGAGAGCTTCAGCCATTTATCATTTATAAAGGCATCGACCATACCATGAGGAGTAAGTTCATTAGATCCGAATTTCTCTATTAATCGTTCTACGCCAATATGATTTTTAACTTTCGCCAAATGAATTCTCGCAGGTATACCAAGGGCACGAAGTCCCGCAATTAAGATGATGGACTTATCAATACAATGACCTTTTGGGCGTTTTGCAATTTCACTGGCTCGGTATTTCTCTTTATTGAAACTTAAGCTGTATGGATCGTATCGCCATGCATCACGTACTTTGTTGTATAGTGCAATAGAAATTTCTTTCTCAGAAAGTGAAGTGTTTTTAAATTCAGAAACCAAGTCTTGAATCTCGTCACTTTCATAATCAAAAAAATAGGTAGGGGATAGGAAATCCATAGTATTGAAAATTAGCGAATTATTTCATGTTCAATTTACGAA harbors:
- a CDS encoding transglutaminase-like domain-containing protein, with the translated sequence MDFLSPTYFFDYESDEIQDLVSEFKNTSLSEKEISIALYNKVRDAWRYDPYSLSFNKEKYRASEIAKRPKGHCIDKSIILIAGLRALGIPARIHLAKVKNHIGVERLIEKFGSNELTPHGMVDAFINDKWLKLSPTFNASLCEMLNVAPLDFDGENDSILQEFSSDGTQFMEYLEDYGHFEDVPMEFMERNAREHYPNIFDTGTNQTEFQL